A single Micromonospora sp. CCTCC AA 2012012 DNA region contains:
- a CDS encoding branched-chain amino acid aminotransferase, which produces MTQTQAPVSRLPHVEHGAQFTDTLVSATWTPATGWGPATRGPLTTFAMHPGMIGLHYGQVVFEGLKAHRQVDGSMAVFRPRDNALRFQRSARRLAMPEVPEEMFLQAVDAVVAADGHHIGDDPNVSLYLRPLLFASEANLMLRPANEYTFMMMAFVAGGFFGSAVEPVRVWVSRDTARAFPGGTGDVKCAANYAGAFLSQREAQMQGCHQVVWLDAVEGRWVEELGGMNLFFVRGSGADAEVLTPELTGTLLPGVTRDTLLTLATRLGYRSGTTRLSVSQWRQECADGTITEVFACGTAAVVTPVGAVRDGGTEWTVGDGAPGPVTMRLREALLDLHHGKAPDPDGWMYPVSTGGLHG; this is translated from the coding sequence ATGACCCAGACCCAAGCCCCCGTCTCCCGGCTCCCGCACGTCGAGCACGGTGCGCAGTTCACCGACACCCTCGTCTCCGCGACCTGGACCCCGGCCACCGGCTGGGGCCCGGCCACCCGCGGCCCGCTGACGACCTTCGCCATGCACCCCGGCATGATCGGCCTGCACTACGGCCAGGTGGTCTTCGAGGGCCTGAAGGCCCACCGGCAGGTCGACGGCTCCATGGCGGTGTTCCGGCCTCGGGACAACGCCCTGCGGTTCCAGCGCTCCGCGCGTCGGCTGGCGATGCCGGAGGTGCCCGAGGAGATGTTCCTCCAGGCGGTCGACGCGGTCGTCGCCGCCGACGGCCACCACATCGGCGACGACCCGAACGTCAGCCTCTACCTGCGCCCCCTGCTCTTCGCCAGCGAGGCCAACCTGATGCTCCGGCCCGCGAACGAGTACACCTTCATGATGATGGCCTTCGTGGCGGGCGGGTTCTTCGGCAGTGCCGTCGAGCCGGTGCGGGTGTGGGTGAGCCGGGACACCGCCCGGGCCTTCCCCGGCGGCACCGGCGACGTCAAGTGCGCCGCCAACTACGCGGGGGCGTTCCTGTCCCAGCGTGAGGCACAGATGCAGGGTTGTCACCAGGTGGTCTGGCTCGACGCCGTGGAGGGACGCTGGGTCGAGGAACTCGGCGGGATGAACCTGTTCTTCGTGCGGGGCAGCGGCGCCGACGCCGAGGTGCTCACCCCCGAGCTGACCGGCACCCTCCTGCCCGGCGTCACCCGGGACACCCTGCTCACCCTCGCCACCCGGCTCGGCTACCGCAGCGGCACCACGCGCCTGTCCGTCTCGCAGTGGCGGCAGGAGTGCGCCGACGGCACCATCACCGAGGTCTTCGCCTGCGGCACGGCCGCGGTGGTGACACCGGTCGGTGCCGTGCGCGACGGCGGCACCGAGTGGACGGTCGGCGACGGGGCACCCGGCCCGGTCACCATGCGGCTGCGCGAGGCGCTGCTCGACCTGCACCACGGCAAGGCCCCGGACCCGGACGGCTGGATGTACCCGGTGAGCACCGGTGGTCTCCACGGGTGA
- a CDS encoding ROK family protein, giving the protein MRTADPLHLRLLRLLRDEGPVSRAELGDRLQMPRPRLLAELDRLVALGLVAEAGLAASRGGRRSTLVELDPRLRFAAVDLGASSIDVEVVNGRLEPVAAYSEVADIRSGPKVILHRVNDLLHKARADGAYETLHAVGIGVPGPVSFRDGVPVSPPIMPGWDRFPVRELLTREHGCPAVVDNDVNIMALGERHGGVAHSVDDFLFVKIGTGIGCGIHLGGEVYRGTDGCAGDIGHIQVDAHGPICSCGNAGCLEAVFSGAALAREATAAARAGTAPALVERLAARSVLTARDVAEGAAEGDVTCIQLIRDGGRQVGRVLAGLVSFTNPSMIVIGGGLAQLGHVLLAEIRSVVYRRSLPLATGNLPVVLSELGARAGVAGAAVLASDIAFGEAS; this is encoded by the coding sequence GTGCGGACGGCAGACCCCCTGCACCTGCGGCTGTTGCGGCTGCTGCGCGACGAGGGCCCGGTGTCCCGGGCGGAACTCGGCGACCGGTTGCAGATGCCCCGCCCGCGACTCCTGGCCGAACTCGACCGCCTGGTCGCCCTCGGTCTGGTCGCCGAAGCGGGGCTCGCGGCCTCCCGGGGCGGACGACGCTCCACCCTGGTCGAACTCGACCCCCGGCTCCGGTTCGCCGCCGTCGACCTGGGCGCCAGCTCGATCGACGTCGAAGTGGTCAACGGCCGGCTGGAGCCCGTCGCCGCCTATTCGGAGGTCGCCGACATCCGCTCCGGACCGAAGGTCATCCTGCACCGGGTCAACGACCTGCTGCACAAGGCCAGGGCCGACGGGGCGTACGAGACGCTCCACGCGGTGGGCATCGGGGTGCCCGGCCCGGTGAGCTTCCGCGACGGCGTGCCGGTCTCCCCGCCGATCATGCCGGGCTGGGACCGGTTCCCGGTGCGCGAGCTGCTCACCCGGGAGCACGGCTGCCCCGCGGTGGTCGACAACGACGTGAACATCATGGCCCTCGGGGAGCGGCACGGCGGGGTGGCCCACTCGGTCGACGACTTCCTCTTCGTCAAGATCGGCACCGGGATAGGGTGCGGGATCCACCTCGGCGGCGAGGTCTACCGGGGCACCGACGGCTGCGCCGGGGACATCGGCCACATCCAGGTGGACGCGCACGGTCCCATCTGCTCCTGCGGCAACGCCGGCTGCCTCGAAGCGGTGTTCAGCGGTGCCGCGCTGGCCCGCGAGGCCACCGCCGCCGCCCGGGCCGGCACCGCTCCGGCGCTGGTCGAGCGGCTCGCCGCCCGCAGCGTGCTCACCGCCCGGGACGTGGCCGAGGGTGCCGCCGAGGGCGACGTCACCTGCATCCAACTGATCCGCGACGGCGGCCGGCAGGTCGGGCGGGTACTGGCTGGGCTGGTCAGCTTCACCAACCCGTCGATGATCGTGATCGGCGGCGGGTTGGCCCAGCTGGGCCACGTTCTGCTCGCCGAGATCCGCAGTGTGGTCTACCGCCGCTCACTGCCGCTGGCCACCGGAAACCTGCCGGTCGTCCTCTCCGAGCTGGGCGCCCGGGCCGGCGTGGCCGGGGCTGCCGTCCTGGCCAGCGACATCGCCTTCGGCGAGGCGTCGTGA
- a CDS encoding nuclear transport factor 2 family protein — MTDTVVHPELHARTVRDYFGLIDTGDLLASVALFAPDALYHRPGHPPMVGRERIAHFYCELRPIRSGVHTLDAVIADGDGVAAHGGFRGVALDGSPIDLRFADFFEFDASGAISRRETYFSAPLV; from the coding sequence ATGACTGACACCGTCGTCCATCCCGAGCTTCACGCCCGGACCGTGCGGGACTACTTCGGTCTCATCGACACCGGCGACCTGCTGGCTTCGGTCGCGCTGTTCGCCCCCGACGCCCTCTATCACCGCCCCGGCCACCCACCGATGGTCGGCCGGGAGCGGATCGCCCACTTCTACTGCGAGCTGCGACCCATCCGATCGGGCGTGCACACCCTCGACGCGGTGATCGCCGACGGGGACGGTGTCGCCGCCCACGGCGGGTTCCGGGGCGTGGCCCTGGACGGATCACCGATCGACCTGCGCTTCGCCGACTTCTTCGAGTTCGACGCATCCGGTGCCATCAGCCGCCGGGAGACCTACTTCTCCGCCCCGCTCGTCTGA